In a genomic window of Silurus meridionalis isolate SWU-2019-XX chromosome 27, ASM1480568v1, whole genome shotgun sequence:
- the LOC124380604 gene encoding E3 ubiquitin-protein ligase RNF183 produces the protein MDCTERSVDQISRPDSLTRSSSRTAMDRSPYAPDSPTEPAAPSTTPCTTTSCTVEVPEAQVFCNDDLPELECAVCFSQFNNVFNTPKVLQCGHTFCLECLARINIKSSQPDSLQCPLCRAYTPLPTLGLPKLATDGVVLSCLPEAMQHVYSIRFNRNRGKLQVKRIPSSVQPSPNRQRCSLDLGEPVNTELEQDPPSGVCSCFTRIMKNPVCRAFFMVSSIIFMVSLTLAIIFILQRK, from the exons ATGGACTGTACAGAGAGATCAGTTGATCAG ATTAGCAGACCTGACTCACTGACTCGCAGCAGCTCTCGAACAGCCATGGATCGCTCTCCTTACGCCCCTGACAGCCCCACGGAGCCCGCAGCGCCTTCTACAACACCCTGCACCACCACGTCGTGCACCGTGGAGGTCCCTGAAGCCCAGGTATTCTGTAATGATGACCTTCCAGAGCTGGAGTGTGCCGTGTGTTTCAGTCAGTTCAACAACGTCTTCAACACACCCAAAGTGCTGCAATGTGGCCACACCTTCTGCCTGGAGTGCCTCGCACGCATCAACATAAAATCCTCTCAGCCCGACAGCCTGCAGTGCCCTCTGTGCAGAGCGTACACCCCTCTGCCCACCCTGGGCCTCCCCAAACTGGCGACAGACGGCGTGGTGCTGTCCTGCCTCCCCGAGGCCATGCAGCATGTCTACAGCATCCGCTTCAACCGCAACAGAGGCAAGCTGCAGGTGAAGCGCATCCCCAGCTCCGTCCAGCCTTCCCCGAACCGTCAGCGCTGCAGCCTGGACCTCGGGGAGCCAGTCAACACTGAGCTGGAACAGGATCCACCCAGCGGTGTCTGCTCCTGCTTCACCCGGATCATGAAGAACCCTGTGTGCAGAGCCTTCTTCATGGTATCCAGCATTATATTCATGGTCTCCCTCACCCTcgccatcatcttcatcttacAACGCAAATGA
- the ankle2 gene encoding ankyrin repeat and LEM domain-containing protein 2: MEAALSRLKSLSADELREEILKANLKCGPITATTRGVFERKLARALVENAGLSDSGGSSATSAEEGDVGYHLGLNPPEEEPLREKNVSPSRHEVQTPNKTPQITSALYYGVCPLWEDVLARNERVHVYTEKKEALQAVKMMKGARFKAFSSREDAEKFAKGLCDYFPSPSKCAPCVSPVKTALVFGKDGSSLAETDGINREKANSFKSPRPQDLTARLRVCVERGDEVGFSELVWSNPRYLIGSGDNPTVLQEGCRYNVMHVAAKENQASVAQLLLDTLENADFMRLMYPDDTETMLHQRVRYIVDLYLNTPDKACFETPLHFACKFGCASVVNVLCSHPQIDKHRKNKYEQKPCEIICERMKEKNKITEIRQKITGYLEDRCYVPLLRAADNSAQPVIGAPWSPELMERSSPRLPRSPREPVMAVKAFAGPLSPSKADEFRRVWKTPPRERAEYFHHIFKSDPERGAERVGRDLARELGHPWAEYWDFLDSFVDLGSVEGLRRLEEFLNKKDFTERARDPSGEHNNSNKFRTPSPGKQKKFSNSVSVGAFLDETDISLEEIKNRQNAALTSISSSSSSSSSSGSQDDRSGRGFHILPVSQDPALIEPPNPASSCPPSPISNLMAEFERMTLRDRSDVSEQDGAELPSTSSDEYFLAQESEEGEEQRARTRMGSNGERLICSRSRSWDHTSSGSSSGSYRSLDRSNDLILTTPPRLRKGLFIEGDSPSRLDRDVYTAVGGVEIDPLKYPSIHKWKSTIESYTSAEMQSWPTPAVIRTHPRLQSLTPGSPASRYSPVRHAYSPDFTSPGRYSPAHCSYSPAHASYIQRIRLKHFGDSPI; encoded by the exons ATGGAGGCCGCTCTGAGCCGGCTGAAGTCTCTGAGTGCTGATGAGCTCAGGGAGGAGATCCTTAAAGCCAACCTGAAGTGTGGCCCCATCACGGCCACCACACGCGGCGTATTCGAGCGTAAACTCGCCCGTGCCCTCGTGGAGAACGCTGGACTCTCCGACTCCGGAGGATCGAGCGCCACCTCGGCCGAAGAGGGGGACGTCGGCTATCATCTGGGCCTCAACCCGCCTGAGGAGGAGCCACTGAGGGAGAAGAACGTGTCCCCGTCACGACATGAGGTCCAGACGCCGAACAAAACGCCCCAGATCACGTCTGCGCTTTACTACGGCGTGTGTCCGCTGTGGGAGGACGTGCTCGCCAGGAACG AGAGGGTTCATGTGTACACGGAGAAGAAGGAGGCTCTGCAGGCCGTGAAGATGATGAAGGGCGCTCGCTTCAAGGCCTTCTCCTCCCGAGAGGACGCTGAGAAGTTCGCCAAGGGACTGTGTGATTACTTCCCGTCCCCGAGCAAGTGCGCCCCCTGTGTGTCCCCCGTCAAGACCGCCCTGGTCTTCGGCAAAG ACGGCTCGTCTCTGGCGGAGACAGACGGGATAAACCGAGAGAAGGCGAACAGCTTTAAGAGTCCTCGTCCTCAGGACCTGACGGCGAGGCTGCGCGTGTGTGTGGAGCGAGGTGACGAGGTCGGATTCTCCGAGCTGGTGTGGAGCAACCCTCGCTACCTCATCGGCTCCGGGGACAACCCCACCGTGCTGCAG gaaggcTGCAGGTATAACGTGATGCACGTGGCAGCGAAGGAGAACCAGGCGTCCGTGGCCCAGCTGCTCCTCGACACGCTGGAGAACGCAGACTTCATGCGCCTGATGTACCCTGACGACACGGAGACCATGCTGCACCAGCGCGTTCGCTACATCGTGGACCTGTACCTCAACACGCCCGACAAAGCA TGCTTCGAGACCCCGCTGCACTTTGCGTGTAAGTTCGGTTGTGCGTCGGTGGTGAACGTCCTCTGCTCTCATCCCCAAATCGACAAACACAGGAAGAACAAATACGAGCAGAAACCCTGCGAG ATCATTTGTGAGCGAATGAAGGAGAAAAACAAGATCACGGAAATCAGGCAGAAGATCACAGGGTATCTAGAAG ACCGGTGTTACGTGCCCCTCCTCCGAGCAGCTGATAACTCTGCCCAGCCAGTGATTGGTGCCCCCTGGTCTCCCGAGCTGATGGAAAGGTCTTCACCACGATTACCCAGAAGCCCCCGGGAACCAGTGATGGCGGTGAAGGCCTTCGCCGGACCCCTGAGCCCATCAAAG gcgGATGAGTTCAGGCGTGTGTGGAAGACGCCCCCGAGAGAGCGAGCGGAGTATTTCCACCACATCTTCAAATCGGACCCGGAACGTGGAGCCGAGCGAgttggcag ggaCCTGGCGCGTGAGCTGGGCCACCCCTGGGCAGAGTACTGGGATTTCCTGGACAGTTTTGTGGACTTGGGGTCAGTAGAAGGTCTACGGCGCTTGGAGGAGTTTTTAAATAAGAAGGACTTCACTGAGCGCGCTCGAGATCCGAGTGGGGAacacaacaacagcaacaagtTCAGAACTCCTTCTCCAG gaaagcAGAAGAAGTTCAGTAACTCGGTGTCAGTCGGAGCGTTCCTGGATGAAACTGATATCTCACTGGAGGAGattaaaaacagacagaacGCAGCTCTCACcagcatctcctcctcctcctcctcctcttcatccagTGGCTCTCAAGACGACcgaagtgggcggggcttccaCATCCTGCCCGTCTCCCAAGACCCCGCCCTGATCGAGCCACCAAACCCCGCCTCTTCCTGCCCGCCGTCCCCCATCTCCAACCTGATGGCGGAGTTCGAGCGCATGACGCTGCGTGACCGCTCGGACGTAAGCGAACAGGACGGGGCGGAGCTTCCAAGCACAAGTTCGGACGAGTATTTCCTGGCGCAGGAGAGCGAGGAGGGGGAGGAGCAGAGAGCAAGGACTCGAATGGGATCAAATGGCGAGCGATTGATCTGTTCACGCTCCAGATCCTGGGATCACACCAGCTCCGGCTCCTCCTCTGGATCCTACAGATCATTGGACCGTTCGAATGACCTCATCCTGACCACACCCCCTCGACTCAGGAAAGGGCTCTTTATCGAGGG AGACTCTCCTTCCAGACTGGACCGAGACGTTTACACCGCAGTGGGAGGAGTTGAAATCGACCCGCTCAAATACCCCAGCATTCACAAGTGGAAAAGCACCATCGAGTCCTACACCAGTGCCGAGATgcagag ttgGCCGACTCCGGCTGTAATAAGGACTCACCCCAGACTCCAGTCTTTGACTCCCGGTTCTCCTGCGAGTCGTTACAGTCCGGTGAGACACGCCTACTCCCCCGACTTCACCAGTCCTGGGCGCTACAGCCCCGCCCACTGTAGCTACAGCCCCGCCCATGCCAGTTACATCCAGCGTATTCGACTCAAGCACTTCGGAGACTCGCCCATTTAA
- the wdr31 gene encoding WD repeat-containing protein 31: MGKLQSKLRRRSDLYRAREGAEPTPVHQVVQYEPAHSDAVNCVTSLNSDLCVSGGSDQAVVVYDWRVGKVCRCFHGHSKEITKLGCFAGSTWIFSASRDKSVLMWDFTGGPNPIQSFCGHELVVNGVAVSPDGSRLCTGSRDNSMCLWDVESGKCLHRNTISRNLVTHLCWVPGGTSIVQTSEDKTIRVWDSRTWQVTNTFPAKQYIQTHCDVNMNHYYLLSSSNGFGGHGCEATLWDLRQPGCKVVEYRGHVQTTACCVFLPTSIGSPALVASSSHDSSVKIWDQNTAACLFTLALDGSGPLSSLAPCDSSALLCASYNSGLHQLQVSAGAPPSVREVARF; encoded by the exons ATGGGGAAACTGCAGAGTAAACTGCGTCGCCGCTCCGATCTCTACAG GGCCAGAGAGGGGGCGGAGCCTACACCTGTACACCAGGTGGTGCAGTATGAGCCGGCCCACTCCGACGCTGTCAACTGTGTGACCTCGCTGAActctgacctgtgtgtgtcaggtggGAGTGACCAG GCAGTTGTGGTGTATGACTGGAGAGTAGGAAAAGTGTGCAGATGTTTTCATGGCCACAGTAAGGAGATCACCAAG ctgggGTGTTTTGCAGGCAGTACGTGGATCTTCAGTGCATCTCGTGATAAGTCAGTGTTGATGTGGGATTTCACAGGCGGACCGAACCCCATCCAGTCCTTCTGTGGACACGAACTCGTTGTCAACGGAGTCGCTGTCAGCCcag ACGGGTCGAGACTGTGCACCGGCTCTCGGGATAACTCCATGTGTCTGTGGGACGTCGAGAGCGGCAAGTGTCTACACAGAAACACCATCTCACGCAACCTG GTGACTCACCTGTGTTGGGTTCCTGGAGGAACATCAATAGTCCAAACCTCAGAAGATAAAACCATCAG agtgtgGGACAGTCGGACGTGGCAGGTGACGAACACGTTTCCAGCTAAGCAGTATATCCAAACGCACTGTGACGTGAACATGAACCACTACTACCTACTGTCCAGCAGCAACGGCTTCGGGGGTCACGGCTGTGAGgccacg ctctgGGACCTCAGACAGCCAGGCTGTAAGGTGGTGGAGTACAGGGGACACGTCCAGACCACAGCGTGCTGCGTGTTCCTCCCCACAAGCATCGGCTCTCCTGCACTCGTTGCCTCGTCTTCACACGACAGCTCGGTCAAGATCTGGGACCAGAACACAgcgg cgtgtTTGTTCACCCTGGCTCTGGACGGTTCGGGGCCGTTGTCGTCGTTAGCTCCGTGCGACTCCAGCGCTCTCCTGTGTGCCAGCTACAACTCGGGCCTCCACCAGCTGCAGGTGTCCGCGGGGGCGCCCCCCAGTGTCAGGGAGGTGGCACGCTTCTGA
- the pgam5 gene encoding serine/threonine-protein phosphatase PGAM5, mitochondrial isoform X2, whose amino-acid sequence MYFRRAVRLACVVAGGSTAVAVAYAAWADGHREVLRSSAGLGAVIHAAQPATPSSWDNNWDKRDPSSISSSSRRKVSGGDENGVETENNKPTATRHIFLIRHSQYNLNGNGDKEKRLTALGREQAELTGQRLASLGLKYNLLIHSSMARATETAQIISTHLPEVNMVSCDLLREGAPIEPVPPVSHWKPEAVYHEDGARIEAAFRRYIHRAEPSQKEDSYEIIICHANVIRYFVCRALQFPPEGWLRLGLNNGSITWLTVRPSGRVALRALGDSGFMPPDKVTRT is encoded by the exons ATGTATTTCCGGCGGGCAGTGAGGCTGGCGTGCGTGGTCGCCGGAGGATCCACGGCGGTGGCGGTCGCGTACGCTGCGTGGGCGGATGGACACCGGGAGGTGTTGCGGTCCAGCGCCGGACTCGGGGCCGTGATCCATGCTGCCCAGCCTGCTACACCCTCCAGCTGGGATAATAACTGGGATAA gagagaTCCGTCGTctatcagcagcagcagcaggaggaaAGTAAGTGGAGGAGATGAGAACGGTGTGGAGACGGAGAACAACAAACCCACGGCCACGCGACACATCTTCCTCATCAGACACTCACAGTACAACCTGAACGGCAACGGAGACAAGGAGAAGAGACTCACTGCtttag gtcgcGAGCAGGCGGAGTTAACAGGACAGAGGTTGGCATCTCTCGGCCTGAAGTACAACTTACTGATCCACTCCAGCATGGCACGAGCCACCGAGACCGCTCAGATCATCAGTACTCACCTGCCAG aagTGAACATGGTGAGCTGTGATCTCCTGCGAGAAGGAGCTCCTATTGAACCTGTTCCTCCTGTCAGTCACTGGAAACCTGAGGCTGTG TACCATGAGGATGGCGCTCGAATCGAGGCAGCGTTCCGGCGCTACATCCACCGAGCCGAGCCGAGTCAGAAGGAGGACAGCTACGAGATCATCATCTGTCACGCTAACGTCATCCGCTAttttgtg tgcagagcTTTGCAGTTTCCTCCTGAAGGCTGGCTGCGTTTGGGCCTCAATAACGGCAGCATCACGTGGCTCACGGTTCGGCCGAGCGGAAGGGTGGCACTGCGGGCGCTGGGGGACTCGGGCTTCATGCCACCTGACAAAGTGACACGCACCTGA
- the pgam5 gene encoding serine/threonine-protein phosphatase PGAM5, mitochondrial isoform X1 — protein sequence MYFRRAVRLACVVAGGSTAVAVAYAAWADGHREVLRSSAGLGAVIHAAQPATPSSWDNNWDKRDPSSISSSSRRKVSGGDENGVETENNKPTATRHIFLIRHSQYNLNGNGDKEKRLTALGREQAELTGQRLASLGLKYNLLIHSSMARATETAQIISTHLPEVNMVSCDLLREGAPIEPVPPVSHWKPEAVQYHEDGARIEAAFRRYIHRAEPSQKEDSYEIIICHANVIRYFVCRALQFPPEGWLRLGLNNGSITWLTVRPSGRVALRALGDSGFMPPDKVTRT from the exons ATGTATTTCCGGCGGGCAGTGAGGCTGGCGTGCGTGGTCGCCGGAGGATCCACGGCGGTGGCGGTCGCGTACGCTGCGTGGGCGGATGGACACCGGGAGGTGTTGCGGTCCAGCGCCGGACTCGGGGCCGTGATCCATGCTGCCCAGCCTGCTACACCCTCCAGCTGGGATAATAACTGGGATAA gagagaTCCGTCGTctatcagcagcagcagcaggaggaaAGTAAGTGGAGGAGATGAGAACGGTGTGGAGACGGAGAACAACAAACCCACGGCCACGCGACACATCTTCCTCATCAGACACTCACAGTACAACCTGAACGGCAACGGAGACAAGGAGAAGAGACTCACTGCtttag gtcgcGAGCAGGCGGAGTTAACAGGACAGAGGTTGGCATCTCTCGGCCTGAAGTACAACTTACTGATCCACTCCAGCATGGCACGAGCCACCGAGACCGCTCAGATCATCAGTACTCACCTGCCAG aagTGAACATGGTGAGCTGTGATCTCCTGCGAGAAGGAGCTCCTATTGAACCTGTTCCTCCTGTCAGTCACTGGAAACCTGAGGCTGTG CAGTACCATGAGGATGGCGCTCGAATCGAGGCAGCGTTCCGGCGCTACATCCACCGAGCCGAGCCGAGTCAGAAGGAGGACAGCTACGAGATCATCATCTGTCACGCTAACGTCATCCGCTAttttgtg tgcagagcTTTGCAGTTTCCTCCTGAAGGCTGGCTGCGTTTGGGCCTCAATAACGGCAGCATCACGTGGCTCACGGTTCGGCCGAGCGGAAGGGTGGCACTGCGGGCGCTGGGGGACTCGGGCTTCATGCCACCTGACAAAGTGACACGCACCTGA
- the poli gene encoding DNA polymerase iota: protein MEGHEEEDRDWDTLDTGSPGEGVEEDPRVILHFDMDCFYAQVEMIRNPSLSSKPLGVQQKYLVVTCNYVARARGVAKLMSVKEALEKCPDLVLVRGEDLTFYREISYKVTELLMSYCPMVERLGLDENFMDVTELVESRRKNMDVSQLSFVGHVYGHDVQDVPVQSHVSLAVGSVIASELREALFSRLGMTSCAGVAHSKLLAKLVSGTFKPNQQTTLLPHSVQQLLLGLSAASKVPGVGYRTAERLKVLGVCSVRDLQHVPLRQLVCEFGEVNAKRLQSLAHGVDLTPVTPAGPPQSLSDEDSFKKISTLCEAQSKITELLLSLTHRMHKDGRLPQTLRLTLRRSSAPSRWFSRESRQSPIPSHIAHRIINGSPEAVPQLVAIAIKLLQKLVDVREPFHLTLLNVCFTNLQARTSTRNSISSFFTSTPTHTSTNSFTQPQALCGSMNPSNSRQSSSSLSSTSSSSTSSSSSSPYFQQPIKSSSTLPPIPEPSDPRAVPSPPLPTDVDPDVFRALPQHIQEELMSSFQKGPVVEMEECQSGSAPPTAHADDLITQCQGEAENPGDVSATAEVPEVPPDVDPFVFSQLPVDMQAELLTEWRRSKLTLKISQKHTSRRTTTSTKRPVAKRSHSSSLLQYFKPSSDKPS from the exons ATGGAGGGACATGAGGAGGAGGACAGGGACTGGGACACCCTGGACACCG GATCCCCAGGTGAAGGTGTGGAGGAAGATCCTCGCGTGATCCTGCATTTTGACATGGACTGTTTCTACGCGCAGGTGGAGATGATCCGTAATCCTTCCCTGAGCTCCAAACCTCTTG GTGTGCAGCAGAAGTACCTGGTCGTCACCTGTAACTACGTAGCGAGAGCTCGGGGCGTGGCCAAGCTGATGTCTGTGAAGGAGGCGCTGGAGAAGTGTCCTGACCTGGTGCTGGTCAGAGGAGAAGATCTCACCTTCTACAGAGAGATCTCCTACAAGgtcacag AGCTCCTGATGTCATACTGCCCCATGGTGGAGAGGTTGGGTTTAGATGAGAACTTCATGGATGTGACGGAGCTGGTGGAGAGCAGGAGGAAGAACATGGATGTCTCTCAGCTCTCCTTTGTGGGTCACGTCTACGGACATGATG TCCAAGACGTACCTGTACAGTCCCATGTGAGTCTGGCAGTAGGTTCAGTGATAGCGAGTGAGCTGAGGGAGGCACTGTTCTCCAGACTGGGCATGACCTCCTGTGCGGGTGTGGCTCACAGCAAGCTCCTGGCTAAACTGGTTTCAGGAACGTTCAAACCCAACCAGCAGACCACACTGCTCCCTCACAGCGTCCAACAGCTGCTTCTGGGCCTGAGTGCAGCCAGCAAAGTACCAG gAGTCGGTTACAGGACGGCTGAGAGGCTGAAGGTTCTGGGTGTGTGCAGTGTGAGGGATCTGCAGCATGTTCCTCTCAGGCAGTTGGTGTGTGAGTTTGGAGAAGTGAATGCTAAACGCCTCCAGAGCCTGGCGCACGGTGTGGACCTCACCCCTGTCACCCCCGCCGGCCCCCCACAG tCTCTGAGTGATGAGGACTCATTTAAGAAAATCTCCACACTGTGTGAAGCACAGAGTAaaatcacagagctgctgctgAGCCTCACACACAG aatgcaTAAGGATGGCAGGTTGCCTCAGACACTGAGACTGACTCTGAGACGGAGCAGTGCACCGAGTCGCTGGTTCAGTCGAGAGAGCAGACAGAGTCCGATTCCCTCACACATCGCACACAGGATCATtaacg gcagCCCGGAGGCAGTGCCCCAGCTGGTTGCCATAGCGATTAAACTCTTACAAAAACTGGTGGACGTTCGCGAGCCGTTTCACCTCACGCTGCTGAACGTGTGTTTTACCAACCTCCAGGCCAGAACATCTACCAGGAACTCCATCAGctccttcttcacctccacacccacacacacctccactaacagctttacacaaccACAAGCTTTGTGTGGAAGCATGAACCCTTCAAACTCCagacaatcatcatcatcactctcatccacatcatcttcatccacatcatcatcatcatcctctccATATTTCCAGCAGCCAATCAAATCCAGCTCCACCTTGCCTCCTATTCCAGAACCTTCTGATCCCAGGGCAGTTCCCTCACCACCACTCCCCACTGATGTAGACCCAGACGTGTTCAGAGCTCTCCCTCAACACATTCAGGAGGAACTCATGTCCAGCTTCCAGAAAGGTCCTGTGGTGGAGATGGAGGAATGTCAGAGTGGGTCTGCTCCACCCACTGCCCACGCTGATGACCTCATCACACAGTGCCAGGGTGAAGCAGAGAACCCGGGTGACGTCAGTGCTACAGCTGAGGTTCCTGAGGTTCCTCCTGACGTAGACCCGTTTGTGTTCTCACAGCTTCCCGTGGACATGCAGGCGGAGCTGCTAACGGAGTGGAGGCGGAGCAAACTCACACTAAAGATCTCTCAGAAACACACGAGCAGACGCACGACCACGTCTACGAAGCGACCTGTGGCGAAGCGCTCTCACAGCTCCAGCCTGCTCCAGTACTTCAAACCCTCGTCTGATAAACCCTCCTGA